The DNA sequence aaaaaccctcctTAACCACCCCGTATCCCTGGAATTGAACACTTACATCACCTCAAGCAGCCACTTACCAAGGGTTTACGACAGTGGAGTGTCCCCAAGCGATATAGGTAGCATTGTCATCCCGGGCAGGAGATATTGTGGCTACATATAACTAAAAGGTAAAGTGATATCAACATGAGAGAAGTAAAGTACAAAATACCACACTTAGAGGGGCCTGTGTGAAATGTTGAGGTCATTAAACGTATGATCTAATATTGGTGGATAAAACAGGCTGAGATCTGGGTTATCCCAGGTATAGTACAGGAAAGCAAAGAGATTTGATTACCCAGACTTGTCTTTGTCTTTAGTCAGCTGAAAAATGTAATCACCAACTAAATTATGTTGAAAACTTGGCTTAATAACTTGATTAATAACTGTTTTAATTTCCAAGTAATCCAGCAGTCAAATTCAGACCAGCCACCCCTAAGCATCCCTCTGATGGACATTTCAATGTAAAGGAGGTAACATTAAATAGCATCAAAATGTGTCTATGCAGGAGTTAAGGTGCAGCAATATGTGATTACCTGATTGTCCAGTGCTCTACAATAAAAACAGATATGTTATTTAAAGTGCAATGGCAAGGACTAAGTTAATTGTAAACTAGAAAAACAGTGCTTAACTCTATTGAGTAAAATATGATTAAAGCTACTACCACAAAATCATCTTGTTTATCTACATACTCTTTGTTAACTTTGTTAGCAGATTCTGGCTGTGTGAGAAGAGGTTTATCATAATGGCACATCCCCCTCTGGGGGGATGGGGTTTACAAATACGATTTGTAAAGAGAGTGACCAAGCCATCATGTTCAAAATCATGCAAACTGAGAAACAACATTCATGCTAAAGACCATTGGTGCAAGCTGTCTGTGCTCACATAAAGGGTGCACTACCTCTATGTATGGGTGTATTTCATATGTACCTTGCTCTTGTCAAGAGCTCCCAGTGTGCTGGCCCAGTTGTCATGTTGAATGCACCAGGATAGAGCAAGAGATGACAGCCTTAGAAAAAGAGctacttttaaaattttttaatttgattgaaaaattTTCAGAGGAatgacaaaacaaaattacagAACTTCAAAGAACCTTCTCCAGGGAAGCACtgcttgttcttattatttttggtCAGTGCGTACAATGATTAATAATGGTATCAAGGAACAAAATTAAACGAATGATACTGTACTATATGTATACTTACCCTTTTTAGCATATAACTGTGCCAACTCAGGAAATCGCATGTCGTAGCAGATACCAATTCCAATTTTGCAATATTCTGGTCATCAAAacatattttagaaaaaaaaaatatattattaggCAGGTGGAAAGGGAGCAGGTATGGTAGAGCAGTATTTTTAAAAGGTCATCAGTTGTAATTGTGATTGTAACTCTTTTCTATGCAGCGGATACTCAGATATTTATTTCAATGACAGGGATCAAACTTATTTCAGGGCTGAGAACATTGactgggatttttttttactgtgaaCATTGAGCAGAAGGATGGTGCATAGGGACGAAATCCTTATTTAAATCATGATACTGTAAAGTTGTGCTGTTTAGAAATTAGTACTAAGAAAGTAGTAAAAAATCAGGTACTTTGGGAAAAATAGAACTCAGGGTCTGGTATTTTAAAGGGCTGCGAGTTTATATCCTTTGTTTAAATACTAACCAGGACATGGACTAAGAAAATTTCATGGAATTTCATCTCTACCTGTGTCTAGTATGGTGAGATTTTCCCCAGGAGAGAGAACTTCTGATTCTTGAAATCGAATCTTGCCTGGGACATCAATGTCAAACAAGTGAATCTACaaaatcaaaagaaattcATGTTTCAAATACTGTGAATGGGTCTTTATCTAAATTCTAGTCAAAAGGGAGAGCTTTTCTGAAGAAGTGCACTTATTTCCTAAGCTGGGATGCTAGATTTTTGAGCAGAGATACAACATGGTCAAAGGCATACATGGTGCATACAGCAACTGTATCTAAATTGCTGGTTCTTGTGGGGGCAGAAGGCAGGGGAACCTAGACAAAAATCTTCGGAGCAAAGGCAAGCATCAATTAACTCAACTCAAGCCTGAACCAGGAATCAAACCTGAAACCAAGAGTCACAGGCAATATAGGGGACACTGGCAACTGGGCCACCCTACCAAAATTTGAAGGAGAGGTGAAATAGATTCCATAGGCACTTTTTTTAAGCTTGTCACTGTAACAAATAGATATGATACTGAATCTGCTTGTAGCATTGTGAAAAACATGAATGCATAACAATAACTTACCTTCCTGTGCTTTCCCATCAAGTTTCCTGACGGATCATAGGAGAGAGATGTGTTATAGAGCTTTCTGTTACTGGCCCGTTCAGGGATGGACCCTCCGACAATATATGCCCCAGTTTCCTTGGCAACCTCTGCTAGCATGTTGGAGCTTTCCCCCGGGATTTCCTCAGCATAGTCCTTAAAGTACTGGGTACCATATGGTGAGTTGAAGCACTCCTATCACAACAAATCCAATAACATTAACATTTACTTTGACTTACAGgcaaagcaacaaacaaattgacttactggcaaagcaTCAAACAAACtgacttactggcaaagcaacaaacaaattgacttactggcaaagcaacaaacaaattgacttactggcaaagcatcaaacaaattgacttacaggcaaagcaacaaacaaattgacttactggcaaagcaTCAAACAAACtgacttactggcaaagcaacaaacaaattgacttactggcaaagcaacaaacaaattgacttactggc is a window from the Nematostella vectensis chromosome 9, jaNemVect1.1, whole genome shotgun sequence genome containing:
- the LOC5501529 gene encoding omega-amidase NIT2 isoform X1, translated to MAALVFRIGLVQLAVTANKLQNLQRAREKIKEAVAAGAKIVALPECFNSPYGTQYFKDYAEEIPGESSNMLAEVAKETGAYIVGGSIPERASNRKLYNTSLSYDPSGNLMGKHRKIHLFDIDVPGKIRFQESEVLSPGENLTILDTEYCKIGIGICYDMRFPELAQLYAKKGCHLLLYPGAFNMTTGPAHWELLTRARALDNQLYVATISPARDDNATYIAWGHSTVVNPWGKIVSKADHTEQILYAEIDLKYLNEVRSQIPVQSQKRDDVYELQGK
- the LOC5501529 gene encoding omega-amidase NIT2 isoform X2; this translates as MFRIGLVQLAVTANKLQNLQRAREKIKEAVAAGAKIVALPECFNSPYGTQYFKDYAEEIPGESSNMLAEVAKETGAYIVGGSIPERASNRKLYNTSLSYDPSGNLMGKHRKIHLFDIDVPGKIRFQESEVLSPGENLTILDTEYCKIGIGICYDMRFPELAQLYAKKGCHLLLYPGAFNMTTGPAHWELLTRARALDNQLYVATISPARDDNATYIAWGHSTVVNPWGKIVSKADHTEQILYAEIDLKYLNEVRSQIPVQSQKRDDVYELQGK